A part of Brassica rapa cultivar Chiifu-401-42 chromosome A05, CAAS_Brap_v3.01, whole genome shotgun sequence genomic DNA contains:
- the LOC103869972 gene encoding phosphoenolpyruvate carboxylase 3: protein MAGRNIEKMASIDAQLRQLVPAKVSEDDKLIEYDALLLDRFLDILQDLHGEDLRETVQELYELSAEYEGKRDPKKLEELGSVLTSLDPGDSIVISKAFSHMLNLANLAEEVQIAYRRRIKKLKKGDFADESSATTESDIEETFKRLVGVLGKSPEEIFDALKNQTVDLVLTAHPTQSVRRSLLQKHGRIRDCLAQLYAKDITPDDKQELDESLQREIQAAFRTDEIRRTPPTPQDEMRAGMSYFHETIWNGVPKFLRRVDTALKNIGIDERVPYNAPLIQFSSWMGGDRDGNPRVTPEVTRDVCLLARMMAANFYYNQIENLMFELSMWRCTDEFRAKADEIHRNSRKDAAKHYIEFWKTIPPTEPYRVILGDVRDKLYHTRERSRQLLSNGISDISAEATFTNVEEFLEPLELCYRSLCACGDRPIADGSLLDFLRQVSTFGLSLVKLDIRQESERHTDVLDAITKHLDGSSYRDWSEERRQEWLLAELSGKRPLFGPDLPKTEEIADVLDTFKVISELPSDCFGAYIISMATSPSDVLAVELLQRECHVKKPLRVVPLFEKLADLEAAPAAVSRLFSLDWYKNRINGKQEVMIGYSDSGKDAGRLSAAWELYKAQEELVKVAKKYGVKLTMFHGRGGTVGRGGGPTHLAILSQPPDTVNGSLRVTVQGEVIEQSFGEEHLCFRTLQRFTAATLEHGMNPPVSPKPEWRALLDAMAVVATEEYRSVVFQEPRFVEYFRLATPELEYGRMNIGSRPSKRKPSGGIESLRAIPWIFAWTQTRFHLPVWLGFGAAFRYAIKKDVRNLHMLQDMYKHWPFFRVTIDLIEMVFAKGDPGIAALYDKLLVSKDLWAFGEKLRTNFEETKSLVLQTAGHRDLLEEDPYLKQRLRLRDSYITTLNVCQAYTLKRIRDPNYNVTLRPHISKEIMQSSKSAQELVKLNPTSEYAPGLEDTLILTMKGIAAGLQNTG, encoded by the exons ATGGCGGGTCGTAACATAGAGAAGATGGCGTCCATTGATGCTCAGCTTCGTCAACTGGTTCCTGCTAAAGTGAGTGAAGACGACAAACTCATCGAGTACGACGCTCTTCTCCTCGATCGTTTCCTCGACATTCTCCAGGACTTGCATGGAGAGGATCTCCGTGAAACG GTACAAGAGTTGTACGAGCTCTCTGCTGAGTATGAAGGCAAACGTGACCCTAAGAAGCTTGAGGAGCTAGGGAGTGTGCTCACGAGTTTGGATCCTGGCGACTCCATTGTTATCTCCAAGGCCTTCTCTCACATGCTTAACTTAGCCAACTTGGCTGAGGAGGTGCAGATTGCTTACCGGAGAAggatcaagaagctgaagaaggGGGATTTCGCTGATGAGAGCTCTGCCACTACCGAGTCTGATATCGAGGAGACTTTCAAGAGGCTTGTTGGTGTTCTTGGTAAGTCTCCTGAAGAGATCTTTGATGCTTTGAAGAACCAGACTGTTGATTTGGTTTTGACTGCTCATCCTACTCAGTCGGTGCGTAGATCTTTACTTCAGAAGCACGgcag GATAAGAGATTGTCTAGCTCAGTTGTATGCAAAGGACATTACTCCTGATGACAAGCAGGAGCTTGATGAGTCTCTCCAAAGAGAGATTCAAGCTGCATTCCGCACAGATGAGATTAGGAGAACACCTCCAACCCCACAAGATGAAATGAGAGCTGGAATGAGCTATTTCCATGAGACAATCTGGAACGGTGTCCCTAAGTTCCTTCGCCGTGTTGACACGGCTCTGAAGAACATTGGAATTGATGAACGTGTTCCTTACAATGCCCCACTGATTCAGTTCTCTTCATGGATGGGCGGTGATCGTGATG GTAATCCGAGGGTCACACCTGAGGTCACTAGAGACGTGTGCTTGTTGGCTAGAATGATGGCAGCCAATTTCTACTATAACCAGATTGAGAATCTCATGTTTGAG TTGTCTATGTGGCGTTGCACTGATGAGTTTCGTGCCAAGGCTGATGAAATCCACAGGAACTCAAGGAAAGATGCTGCAAAACATTACATAG AGTTCTGGAAGACAATTCCTCCAACTGAACCATACCGTGTGATTCTTGGTGATGTGAGGGACAAACTCTATCACACACGTGAACGCTCTCGTCAGTTGCTGAGTAACGGAATCTCTGACATCTCTGCAGAAGCTACTTTCACCAATGTGGAAGAG TTCTTGGAGCCTCTTGAGCTTTGTTACCGATCACTATGTGCATGTGGTGACCGCCCAATAGCTGATGGAAGCCTTCTTGATTTCTTGAGGCAAGTCTCTACCTTCGGACTCTCCCTTGTGAAGCTTGACATTAGGCAAGAATCTGAACGTCACACCGATGTTTTGGATGCTATCACCAAGCACTTAGACGGTTCCTCCTACAGAGACTGGTCTGAAGAACGTCGGCAAGAATGGCTTCTAGCTGAACTAAGCGGCAAGCGTCCGCTATTCGGACCAGATCTTCCCAAAACCGAAGAGATTGCTGATGTTCTGGACACATTCAAAGTCATATCCGAGCTGCCTTCAGATTGCTTTGGAGCTTACATTATCTCTATGGCAACTTCACCCAGTGATGTCCTTGCCGTTGAGCTCTTACAGCGCGAGTGCCACGTGAAGAAGCCACTCAGAGTTGTTCCACTCTTTGAGAAGCTAGCTGATCTAGAAGCAGCTCCTGCAGCTGTTTCAAGACTCTTCTCTCTGGACTGGTACAAAAACCGCATTAACGGTAAACAAGAGGTTATGATCGGTTACTCAGATTCAGGGAAAGATGCTGGACGTCTCTCAGCTGCTTGGGAGCTGTACAAAGCTCAAGAGGAGCTTGTGAAGGTTGCTAAAAAATATGGAGTGAAGCTGACTATGTTCCATGGCCGTGGTGGCACAGTCGGAAGAGGAGGTGGTCCAACACATCTTGCTATATTGTCTCAGCCACCGGATACAGTTAATGGCTCCCTCCGAGTCACTGTTCAAGGTGAAGTCATTGAGCAATCGTTTGGAGAGGAACACTTGTGTTTTAGAACACTTCAGCGTTTCACAGCTGCTACTCTTGAGCATGGTATGAACCCTCCCGTTTCGCCAAAACCAGAGTGGCGCGCTTTGCTCGATGCAATGGCGGTTGTTGCAACCGAGGAGTATCGATCTGTTGTGTTCCAAGAGCCTCGATTTGTCGAATACTTCCGCCTT GCTACACCTGAGCTGGAGTATGGACGTATGAACATCGGAAGCAGACCTTCAAAGCGAAAACCGAGCGGTGGGATCGAGTCTCTCAGAGCAATCCCATGGATCTTTGCTTGGACACAAACAAGGTTCCATCTTCCTGTATGGTTAGGATTTGGAGCAGCTTTCAGGTATGCAATCAAGAAGGATGTGCGGAACCTTCACATGCTGCAAGATATGTACAAACACTGGCCTTTCTTCCGAGTTACCATCGATCTTATTGAGATGGTGTTCGCCAAGGGAGACCCCGGGATCGCTGCATTGTACGACAAACTTCTTGTCTCGAAAGATCTATGGGCCTTTGGGGAGAAACTCAGAACCAACTTTGAAGAAACCAAGAGCCTCGTCCTCCAG ACTGCTGGACACAGAGACCTTCTCGAAGAAGACCCTTACTTGAAACAGAGACTTAGGCTGCGTGACTCTTACATTACGACCCTCAACGTGTGCCAAGCCTACACATTGAAGAGAATCCGTGATCCTAACTACAATGTGACTCTGCGACCACACATTTCCAAAGAGATCATGCAATCAAGCAAATCGGCACAAGAGCTCGTGAAGCTTAACCCAACGAGTGAGTACGCGCCTGGACTTGAGGACACGCTCATCTTAACCATGAAAGGTATTGCCGCAGGACTGCAAAACACCGGTTAA